One segment of Urocitellus parryii isolate mUroPar1 chromosome 5, mUroPar1.hap1, whole genome shotgun sequence DNA contains the following:
- the Rxylt1 gene encoding ribitol-5-phosphate xylosyltransferase 1, whose amino-acid sequence MRLTRKRFCSFLIALYCLFSLYAAYLVFFGHRSRVQTATSRGFRKGAAPARERRGREQSTLGSEEWNPWEEDEKNEQQRRVKTSLQILNKPKGKTDHSIQIWGKAAIGLYLWEHIFEGLLDPTDVTAQWREGKSIVGNTHYSFLTGPSVVPGYFPIDTGNVVLVLNGREKAKISHATQWLFFAQTLMKTQKLQHLAVVLLGNELCDNDWILKFLKKNGGFVELLFITYDSPWINDVDIFQWPLGVATYRNFPVVEASWSMLHDERPYLCNFLGTVYENSSRQALMNILKQDGNDKLCWISARQQWQPQETNVSLKNYQDALLHSDLTLCPVGVNTECYRIYEACSYGSIPVVEDVMTGGNCGNSSVHHNAPLQLLKSRGAPFIFIKNWKELPAILEKEKTIVLQEKIQRRKELLQWYQHFKTELKMKFTDVLENSFLMNNKH is encoded by the exons ATGAGGCTGACGCGGAAGCGGTTCTGCTCGTTTCTCATCGCCCTGTACTGCCTCTTCTCGCTCTACGCCGCCTACCTCGTCTTCTTCGGGCACCGCAGCCGGGTGCAGACTGCGACCTCTCGGGGCTTCAGGAAGGGGGCGGCTCCAGCGCGGGAGAGGCGCGGCCGAG AACAGTCTACTTTGGGAAGTGAAGAATGGAATCCTTgggaagaagatgaaaaaaatgagcaACAACGCAGAGTTAAAACTAgtcttcaaatattaaataaaccgAAGGGAAAAACAGACCACAGTATACAAATCTGGGGCAAAGCTGCCATTG GTTTGTATCTTTGGGAGCATATTTTTGAAGGCTTACTTGATCCCACTGATGTGACTGCTCAGTGGAGAGAAGGAAAGTCAATTGTGGGAAACACACATTACAG CTTCCTCACTGGTCCATCTGTAGTCCCAGGGTACTTCCCCATTGATACCGGTAACGTGGTGCTTGTtttaaatggaagagaaaaagcaaagatcTCTCATGCCACCCAGTGGTTATTTTTTGCACAGACTTTAATGAAAACTCAAAAACTTCAGCATCTTGCTGTGGTTTTGCTTGGAAATGAACTTTGTGATAATGACTGGATACtcaagtttctcaaaaaaaatggaGGCTTCGTGGAGCTGCTTTTCATAACATATGACAGCCCTTGGATTAATGACGTGGATATTTTTCAATGGCCTTTAGGAGTAGCAAC ATACAGGAATTTTCCTGTGGTAGAAGCAAGTTGGTCAATGCTGCATGATGAGAGGCCATATTTATGTAATTTCTTAGGAACTGTTTATGAAAATTCATCTAGACAGGCACTAATGAACATTTTGAAACAAGATGGAAATGATAAGCTTTGTTGGATTTCAGCAAGACAACA GTGGCAGCCTCAAGAAACAAATGTAAGTCTTAAGAATTACCAAGATGCTTTGCTTCACAGTGACCTCACTTTGTGCCCAGTAGGAGTCAACACAGAGTGTTATAGAATATATGAGGCCTGCTCCTATGGCTCCATCCCTGTGGTGGAAGACGTGATGACAGGGGGCAACTGTGGCAATTCGTCTGTCCACCACAATGCCCCTCTACAGTTACTCAAGTCCAGGGGTGCTCCCTTCATCTTTATTAAAAACTGGAAGGAACTTCCTGccattttagaaaaagagaaaactatagTTTTACAAGaaaagattcagagaagaaaagaattactTCAGTGGTATCAACACTTCAAAACAGagctaaaaatgaaatttactgatgttttagaaaattcatttttaatgaataataaacattaa